Sequence from the Penaeus chinensis breed Huanghai No. 1 chromosome 5, ASM1920278v2, whole genome shotgun sequence genome:
CAATAACTCATTATATACAATACAAATGATTAGCATATCTATGGACACTCTAATACCATCCTGGCTGTGAGCATttcatgaaatatattatattataacacaTTATTAAACCTTGAAATCATTGAGCGCCAAATAAACTAGCTCCTTCTAACATGCCTCCACtacacataatatattaataaacaattaATCATTTATAACTATAACACACATTCTCCTACTTCAAAGAAACAGCCTTGAGatgtatgtaaattataatacaaacatacaatattGTCCTTTTTTAACAAAATTATCACAATCAACAAATTAAACCTTATCAGTACATTCCAAACACAAGTGAATATttgacaactacaataacaattctcatatattgataatattctgattccttcatcattatcaactaaAACTCACCGTTGTAGGCAACTACCCAGAACAATAATCACACTTATATACTAAGCAGAATCTATTGTGACAATCACACAAAtttgttaaattattttttactttttatacctTCTTTTCATGATAAAAGCCTAGCTAACTGCTTTTAATGAATAAGAAGTAAAAATtgtgatggagaaaaaaaaaaaaaatttaggttAACATTCACAATTACATAATATGATTTCAGGTGCAGAAACGATACAGTTAGTTTCAAATTTATCTTTAATCTTTGATACTTGAAAATCtctatattcattatatgtgGTTAATTAATGAATCAGTTCTCCATAGGCagtaaaataatattgaaatatacaACATTCCTGTAAAAATAAGAGtgcattataattatagttacatATTGATTACATACCGAATAGAAATTAAATCTTATAAACTGAAGATGATTCATGAAAATCAGGCTTAATAATATGTAGATTTACTGAAAACAAAATCTGAAAAGGAAACAGATACCATCTTAACAATGGTAGGTACTTACACATAAATACTCTTTAGGAACCAGTTACACTATTACACTGCCAAACTTTCAGAAGGTATGTTCTGTTTTCCAAACAATATACTGACTATATCTATAAAAGGAACCTTAGAGAAATTTGGTCTTAAAACATCTCAAGATGTTTTATGGCCACCTGAGTCCAAAtcagatgataaaagaaaatagactGCTAGACATTAAACAGAAaagcaagggaagaaagaaaaaatagaaggataaagaagtgaaaatgcaagaaaatgtgGAAGTTCAATGAGGCAAAAATATATTGCACATTGTATCCACGAAAACTGGATGTGAAACGAATATCATAGATACATTTAAGTACATTTTCTTTTAATACAAAATATGGAATATGGTTCATTTCACTTCAAAATTCTTCAtctcacatacatataacatatatacacatttttctgaACATTTAGACACATACCTTAATATCAGATAATATTTCCTATACTATCTTACACCTAAATAATGCTAAACAACAATGGCACACAATATTTTTCTTGCAATGACCAGTAAAATCATATGAGAACCTTTTCAACATTGTTAGCAAATTTCTGCCAGTAGAAAATCTAATATACAATTTCAATATTACTTATCTATAttgtaatatacattttttatataccaAGAGAATATCATACacctcattataaaaaaatacatctttTTGTATCATAATTACAAAAATACCTCTTTTCACTGTATTGTAAATTCATGTTAAATCTTAATTAGAATGAAACAACTTATGCCTATCTACATCTATGAATGTCAGCAAGTGACTGTCCAAATAACCTGTCCCATTATTTACTATGCCTAGTATACTTTCCTATACTTTTCTTAAAGAACACCGTCACTCACTTCATCTGGCCTAATCCAACTGACTGTCAATCTCACTTATAACATACTTGAGCTTTGTGACTGCAGCTTCAATACCCTCACTATTTACATCAAAGTGTGTCACGAAACGCACAGAGTCTGATGTCCATGGCAAGACTTTGATGGCCACTTCCCCAATTTCTGAAATCTCTCCTTCACCTACCTAAAAGTcaaaaataaagagatgaattGATAAGTACATCTAGTATAAATTTACTTCTGCtaacagggaaagggaaatgcaagaataaaaaaatctaaaatcatGGCAAAACTCAATATTAACCATTTAAAAAATGAGCTTTCCTTTGCAATATTATTaaacacggaaaaaaaataattgctaaAAACTACTATGTCTACAATAATTGGTTAATAATGTACTTACTGCTAACAATCTCTTGCAGAATTGTTCTGGGGTTATGATATCTGTAGCTAGATGTACTATAGCAATATTTGTATGCACTTCAGCTGGGTTACACTTTACAGATCTGCTTCCCATACCATGAATTGCtaagacaaaataaaatcaatggtTACACAAACTTCTATTGAAATAATTTTCATACTTTTGCATATGTATCCAAAAACAAAGAATCTGTACTCTCCTAAGTAATGCTTCTCTCAAAAATTATACACTTCCTTCAAAAGTTATACAATGAGTAAATTGGATATGTAACTGGAAAATCATTCTAGAGCCAGCCCTTTACTAGTCCCTCAACATCAAGCAAAACATATGAAATGGTCTGCAAATGGACTTCTTAGATGCAGCCAACCAATAACATCAAATGAGTACTTGTACCTCACCTTGTGCCAGCTGCTGGGCATGTCTATGGTCATCTGCTAAACGGTCTATCATGTTATCCATGGCATAAAGTCCTGCTGCCGCCAGCATTCCAGCTTGACGCATACCACCTCCCAAAACTTTACGAAGACGTAATGCTCTGCCAAACAATAGGTGTATGTAACCTTTTTAATAAACAACTGATCATGCACAAACTAACTGGGAATTCAATGCAAAGTATCATATGGGTAGAGGtaaagtaattattataaaaattcatAGATATAGTAACATTTATCATAAATCTAAAAAAAGACCTAGAAGCTGCCTGACATAATAGCTATTTCTAAATAATTTCTAAAACAATTCTTGAAAAACTGATTGTCTTTTCCAACTGACAACTTTCCTTTTGAACATGTCCCTAAATTCCAAGATATAATCAAAATACAGTTTATGCAGTACCTTATCGATGTGAAAATAAGCAACATAAATCCAAGGGCACTCATAAACATGGGACTTAAACAAGtaattttcctcttctgttcttaAATTTATAATCAGACATATTTTCATTGCAAATCTtggtaaaagaacaagaaatacaaGCTTTAAACATATTCCAGCATACATTCCTTATAGAAGATACAGTTCTAACAGTAATCCAGTCTCTTCACATAAAATTTCAACTTACTTGTACATAAACTAACTTGTAGATAAACTAATTTGTATATAAACTAACTTGTACATAAACTTACTTGTACATAAACTCCTCACTGCCCACAATCACGGATCCTACAGGAGTCCCTAAGCCCTTGCTCAGACATATAGATGCAGTTTCACAGGCTTGCAAAATCCGAGAAGCACTTTCCCCACTTGCAATCACAGCATTCATCAAGCGCGCTCCATCCATGTGAAGGGGAATACCTATGGATTCTGCTATGCTGCTAACCTGGAGAAGAAAGAGGTCTATTTTAATTCCTTTATCTAATCATGATTTTGGTATGCATTCATTGTTTCATTGACATCAAGAACCATTCCTTCAAATCATTAGTTTATCTTCAAATTCTGGATTCTTAGAAAGTCTTTCTTAACTTTCACTCAATCACTGATGACAACCATCAAATTAATCCAAACATGCTGAACCAATTTAAGAGTATATGGGGATGGGTTAATCCAACCTGTCTATTCCCCACAAACCCATCTGCTATCCATCCCCATTCCTTACTCTATCTCTACTGGTTTCTAAATGTTACCAGCTGTATTGGAATTTCTCAGCCACCACTACCTTTACTTTGACACACTTTCTGTTCAAACATCCCTTTAAAATAACACGCATCCTGGCATATCATATCTCCTTTCTAGATGCAACAAGGATATGTATCACCTTTcatcctctccactctcacctATCACTCCTATTATTAATCTTACCTCATCTATCCAGGATAATGGTATTACTTTCCCACCACAAACATTCTGGGTATTTTCAATGCAAATGAGGGCTGTTCGTGGACAATGTACATCCTCATCTCTAACTCGGGCAGGTATTTCACTGACGTCAAATGTTCCATCGGGTTGGTTGGGTATAATGTGAGGCTGTACACCACCTaactgtttaaaaagaaaaagaaaaagaaatgcaagaaGTGTTAAATATGAAACTTGAACTTATGTATTCCCTTTATGAGATATTAGACTCTCACTCAGAAAAAATCTATTTACATAAAAATCAAACCAATactatatttgtaaaatatacatattaaacaatTGTTACATTTATAAAGCTTTtactaaaacaaaaatagtatCTTAATTGTTCTCTTACTACActcctctatttctattttataatttcttttcaacaattattaattcatattatttttacataaattaATTTTGTATGTTGTCCTTTCCAAAAGAAAACTACAGTTGGCTATTTTCCTTAAACCTCTGGATCCGGTTGATTTGACggtcacatcatgaaaaaatttggttgAGGGCCTGGTAATGGGATTATGACGTTATGGTAAAACTTGGCTGGCTGTTTCATCATTAAAGACACCCTGAAGGCCAGGGTGTCTTAAATGACTCACCATGTGTGTATAATTTTCTTGAAGATTAAACTCAGTGTGCATTTAGGatggggctcttgcattattttcaCTGGTAAAGGAGGCTTGAATGTGCCATGCTGGAAGAGCTCCTGGAGGACACTATTTCTATGCTTAGGATCCTATTAATACCTGCCATAATTAGCAGTGCAGGGTGTGTTACATTAAACTGAATAATTCAAAATCATTAAAATATTACAAAACTAATAAcacattacttattgttattgataatgcagAGCTGTAGACTACTTAGAGAGATGATATGCAAGGAAAATAGTCTGTTATCATCTTAATACCCccaatcaaatgacaaatatagaccttggaaaatgggaaaagagcaaaaaatgcttatgcagaaaaaaacaaaactttgcACAGGGGAACCAAAGAGTCTTGATACCACAGATGAGTGTTCGCGTTGGCTGGGTCTACAAGCCACAAACCTAGGGTTCTCACGTCAAGTAAACCTAATTCCCAAATTTTGGGCCAAAAACACGACAGCCACAAATGCACATTTTTGCCTTGTAACCTAAGATAGACTGGAAGTAGAGTAACTTTAAATCTTCAAATTATGCAACCAATGAATCAACTGCTCTTCAAACTGCCATcacatcttcatattcatatctactaGCACTCAACAACAAATGATACGTAACTCTTATAAGCTGAAAATACATGATGATCTAACATCAGATGAAAGATGCAGGAAAATATATACACCTTAAATACAGCATAAAATTCATAAATGTAGGTCTCGTTTGGAGCTGCATCACAGACAGGAAGCAAATGCAACCCATTTTCCATAAGAATGAGTGAAAAGCAAGCTAGCCGGGTGGGTGTCCAGTTCTTCCCATAGGCATTAGGCATATTTGTCCAAAGCAAattgataatattttatataaaaattctaGAACTGTATCTCACCTTCTAAGGACAGGAAGAGGGCAgagcagaacaaaaaaaaaaaaagagagagagtgatgagccAGAGATAGTGTTATAATcaaatttctcttttcctttcaatgAGGATACAGCGATAATTAAACTCACTGCAAACTAGAAATCAACCAAAATATCTAAACCTGCTAACAAGTGTACAGATTTTACATAAAATTAAGTCTAAGGTAAGTTAGTAACAGACAAACATTAGCAACTGACCTGTGCCATGCCAGCCTGCTCATATAAGAATATGTGTGCCTGATCTCCTAAGAGCACCTCACACCCTCGATTCTCACAGTGGCCGAGGACTGAAAATTCAATGCAGTTAGACCATGTTAAACAGTAAACACATTCAGTCAGGTGTAGACTATTCCTCTCATATGGACTAATGAAAAGACATAGGATATATGaaatctttctttatcattaaaagAATCAGTGAACTTAGTTTCATTTGTTTCTTACTTGGTTGTTTAAAATGTTTCAGGAAAATTATATTTTACAAATTCTGATATACTCAAACTCATTATAAGCacacaacaataaataaacatgacataCTACGTGGGTATCAAGTAAATGGAAGAGACATcctaaataagaaagagaaatatccaAATCATATTCAACATAATCTAAAAATACCATGACATGAGAACCAAATAATAAGAATACCGAATTCCAAACACACAGAAATTGAAGTACAatcaaacaacaaaagaaacaagatGAGGCACAAACAATAATGGCCACACACATGAATACCTAacatctttattcatatttagAAGAAAATTGCATAACATATTAGCTATAGATTTACTGAAATATACTGAAATAGCATACTTatagaagtaaagaaggaaaagagggattcATTAATCTTTCTGATTAAACTTGTCACATTTATGTTAGGACTAGGTTAAGTTTACTACCAGAATTTACAGGAATGACATATCAGCTATGATAACACGTGAGTTCCACCAATCTACTAGCtactggagaaaaaaataattaggaaGTGATGCTTCTGTTGAAATAGCAACAGAATTAACAAACATCAGTAACAAAGATGTAGTATACGGATAGAGAGACATAATAAGGAAGCCTGATTTCTACAGTCTTTGTAGAAGCATCTAATAAACTGGATCTTGGAGTTcatcactccaatctcttttcacAGATTTTAAAATCAAGTCCCCTGTAAACCATGACAGAACAAAAGTTTTATCAAAGACATCAAACAAGGTTAGTTATAATCCACAATTGTTAAAATTCTAAACAGAAtaaattatctacatatatatataaatatatatatacatatagatata
This genomic interval carries:
- the LOC125025770 gene encoding probable low-specificity L-threonine aldolase 2 isoform X2 → MDGYLKLLYVKKKCQLQFNKQSNTNATATTVVSSPSSNSSQLSVLGHCENRGCEVLLGDQAHIFLYEQAGMAQLGGVQPHIIPNQPDGTFDVSEIPARVRDEDVHCPRTALICIENTQNVCGGKVIPLSWIDEVSSIAESIGIPLHMDGARLMNAVIASGESASRILQACETASICLSKGLGTPVGSVIVGSEEFMYKALRLRKVLGGGMRQAGMLAAAGLYAMDNMIDRLADDHRHAQQLAQAIHGMGSRSVKCNPAEVHTNIAIVHLATDIITPEQFCKRLLAVGEGEISEIGEVAIKVLPWTSDSVRFVTHFDVNSEGIEAAVTKLKYVISEIDSQLD
- the LOC125025770 gene encoding probable low-specificity L-threonine aldolase 2 isoform X1, with translation MNRCTRMATSSYCMLRRNVSYSLTNRAILMQQLRRWYHPPPAIAANFQGLLVDLRSDTITKPTVGMKQAMMDALLGDDVYREDPTVKELERRMAIYTGKEAALFVPSGTMGNLIAVLGHCENRGCEVLLGDQAHIFLYEQAGMAQLGGVQPHIIPNQPDGTFDVSEIPARVRDEDVHCPRTALICIENTQNVCGGKVIPLSWIDEVSSIAESIGIPLHMDGARLMNAVIASGESASRILQACETASICLSKGLGTPVGSVIVGSEEFMYKALRLRKVLGGGMRQAGMLAAAGLYAMDNMIDRLADDHRHAQQLAQAIHGMGSRSVKCNPAEVHTNIAIVHLATDIITPEQFCKRLLAVGEGEISEIGEVAIKVLPWTSDSVRFVTHFDVNSEGIEAAVTKLKYVISEIDSQLD